The Aequorivita sublithincola DSM 14238 genome window below encodes:
- a CDS encoding branched-chain amino acid aminotransferase, with product MNTSATQKMDIQKVESSRIGQVDFDNLTFGSTFSDHMFECDYKDGAWQNPTIRPYGNLSISPGAKVFHYGQAVFEGMKAYKDDQGKIWLFRPEENFERINKSSKRMAIPEFPHDLFFEALTTLVKMDKEWVKSGLGNSLYIRPFVMATQVGVSASPSTDYKFMILTAPAQAYYTGDVKVIVADHYSRSANGGVGAAKAAGNYGAQFYPTNLAREKGFQQVIWTDDSEHKYLEEAGTMNVFFRINDTLLTAPVSDRILDGVTRKSVIDLAKHNNIDVDVRPVLVSELVEAAKNGSLKEIFGAGTAAVISPVSAFSHKDVVYELTKPEDSFSTRFKKELMDIQHNIGEDPYGWRFEVL from the coding sequence ATGAATACTTCAGCCACGCAAAAAATGGATATACAAAAAGTTGAATCTTCCAGAATTGGACAAGTAGATTTTGACAATCTTACTTTTGGAAGCACCTTTAGCGACCATATGTTTGAGTGTGATTATAAAGATGGCGCTTGGCAAAACCCAACAATTAGGCCTTATGGAAATTTATCAATTTCTCCTGGAGCAAAAGTTTTTCATTATGGTCAAGCCGTTTTTGAAGGAATGAAAGCCTACAAGGACGACCAAGGGAAAATTTGGTTGTTTAGACCTGAAGAAAATTTTGAAAGAATAAATAAGTCTTCAAAAAGAATGGCGATTCCAGAATTTCCGCATGATCTTTTCTTTGAAGCTTTGACAACGTTGGTTAAAATGGACAAGGAATGGGTTAAATCTGGACTTGGCAATTCACTTTACATTCGTCCATTTGTAATGGCTACTCAAGTTGGTGTTTCTGCATCACCATCTACAGATTATAAGTTTATGATTTTGACGGCCCCTGCACAGGCCTATTATACAGGCGATGTGAAAGTTATTGTTGCAGATCATTACAGTCGTTCTGCCAACGGTGGCGTGGGTGCTGCAAAAGCCGCAGGAAACTATGGCGCACAGTTTTACCCAACCAATTTGGCACGCGAAAAAGGATTTCAACAAGTAATCTGGACAGACGATAGCGAGCACAAATATTTGGAAGAAGCTGGCACGATGAATGTGTTTTTCAGAATAAATGATACTTTACTAACCGCTCCTGTAAGCGATAGAATTTTGGACGGCGTAACACGAAAAAGTGTAATAGACTTAGCCAAACATAATAATATAGACGTTGACGTACGCCCAGTTTTAGTTTCAGAATTAGTTGAAGCCGCTAAAAACGGAAGTCTAAAAGAAATTTTCGGAGCTGGAACAGCCGCCGTAATTAGTCCTGTAAGTGCATTTAGCCATAAAGACGTGGTTTATGAACTTACCAAACCAGAAGACAGTTTTTCTACTCGTTTTAAGAAAGAACTAATGGATATTCAGCATAACATTGGTGAAGATCCATACGGGTGGAGGTTTGAAGTTTTGTGA
- a CDS encoding DUF4920 domain-containing protein — translation MKNILYILALSIIIFSCKNEKSDEKTVVEAEEIAINYQTFGDEITDENVLSKEEIVEKYKSLKPGDTVNLKFATNVKEVCQKKGCWMKVGMGDDEAMVRFKDYGFFMPKDIAGQEIIVNGKAYVEEMSVEDQRHYAEDGGKTAEEIAAITEPKRTLAFEADGVLIPEIEKQ, via the coding sequence ATGAAAAATATTCTCTACATACTTGCACTTTCAATAATCATTTTCAGTTGTAAAAACGAAAAATCCGATGAAAAGACTGTTGTGGAAGCTGAAGAAATCGCTATAAACTATCAAACTTTTGGTGACGAAATTACTGATGAAAACGTTTTGTCTAAAGAAGAAATTGTAGAAAAATACAAATCGCTTAAACCTGGAGATACTGTAAATTTAAAATTTGCAACGAACGTAAAAGAGGTTTGCCAAAAAAAAGGTTGTTGGATGAAAGTAGGTATGGGCGATGACGAAGCAATGGTACGTTTTAAAGATTACGGTTTCTTTATGCCGAAAGATATTGCAGGTCAAGAAATCATTGTAAACGGAAAGGCTTATGTTGAAGAAATGAGCGTTGAAGACCAGCGCCACTACGCAGAAGATGGTGGGAAAACTGCAGAAGAAATAGCCGCTATCACCGAGCCAAAGCGTACCCTTGCTTTTGAAGCCGATGGCGTACTTATTCCTGAAATAGAAAAACAATAA
- a CDS encoding YceI family protein, translating into MKFTFLKITLMAFITVGTFSCKNTEKEAEMTAEEAAEATEMATEYTVDTAASQIMWEGAKPTGKHNGTIKLASGTIHLNEGKAEAGNFVIDMNTINDEDLEGEDKANLEAHLKGTVEGKEGDFFHVKEFPTAKFEMTSIENNVVKGNLTIKDKTNAIEFPATVTMEGDKMMMKSEAFEIDRTKWGVNYGSKSVFPSLGDKFINDIMIITVSLVANKA; encoded by the coding sequence ATGAAATTTACATTTTTAAAAATTACTTTAATGGCTTTTATTACAGTAGGTACTTTTTCTTGCAAAAACACAGAAAAAGAAGCCGAAATGACTGCAGAAGAAGCTGCCGAAGCAACTGAAATGGCTACAGAATATACTGTAGATACTGCTGCATCGCAAATCATGTGGGAAGGCGCTAAACCAACAGGTAAGCATAACGGAACCATTAAACTTGCTTCTGGAACTATTCATCTTAACGAAGGGAAGGCTGAAGCTGGAAACTTTGTGATTGACATGAACACTATCAACGATGAAGATCTTGAAGGTGAGGATAAAGCAAATTTGGAAGCACATCTTAAAGGTACTGTTGAAGGAAAGGAAGGCGATTTTTTCCACGTTAAAGAATTTCCAACTGCAAAATTTGAAATGACAAGCATTGAGAACAACGTGGTAAAAGGAAACTTGACCATAAAAGATAAAACGAATGCTATTGAATTTCCTGCAACCGTAACTATGGAAGGCGACAAAATGATGATGAAAAGTGAAGCTTTTGAAATTGACAGAACCAAATGGGGCGTGAATTACGGATCAAAATCTGTATTCCCAAGCTTGGGTGATAAATTTATCAATGACATTATGATAATCACTGTTTCTTTGGTTGCTAACAAAGCGTAA
- a CDS encoding C1 family peptidase — translation MKLINTTLLLFLFSLNLCFAQQQGTGLLFDEAGYESIPKKANNVSFFDDLADIRSASLKQYVPTVKNQGGYSTCLGWSSAYYGRTILEARQQNITNTAEIDELAFSPIFTYLIAKVEDDNYNCNKGAFIHKGAQSLVDDGAPYFKEYAEAELCDDAIPDNVTQTASHNKIKDFRRLITFDAPSHEIIDNVKRALHNGNPVIGGFKVENALFVAKNVYVPDNIPTNSGHAMCVIGFDDEKYGGAFEIVNSWGTNWGNNGYIWMKYDDFVNLCQYAVELIPNPKPVDQFKTLAGELRIELKGGMPMAVAKGDGTFKKSVLGWQDVVEEEETDTKTIGDYKTVTAYPKETRYRMYAKVDQPAYVYVFGADSSGENGVLFPFEENISTYIDHEGSELVVPGEKYFFRLNKDVESDYTIVIFSLEKIDYNEVLQKLNTLEGELTDKLYVIFNDKLIPKETMTLSGNQMKFDSKFTEGSVAMLVLDIKRS, via the coding sequence ATGAAATTAATCAACACAACACTTTTATTGTTTTTATTTAGCCTTAACCTGTGCTTCGCCCAACAGCAAGGCACAGGTTTGCTTTTTGATGAAGCAGGCTATGAAAGTATTCCAAAAAAAGCAAACAATGTATCATTTTTTGACGACTTGGCAGATATTCGTAGCGCTTCATTAAAACAGTATGTACCAACGGTAAAAAATCAAGGAGGATACAGCACTTGTTTGGGATGGTCTTCTGCGTATTATGGAAGGACAATTCTAGAAGCAAGACAACAAAATATAACCAACACTGCTGAAATTGATGAATTAGCCTTTTCGCCAATTTTCACGTACTTAATTGCAAAAGTTGAAGACGACAACTACAACTGTAATAAAGGAGCCTTTATACACAAAGGAGCGCAATCTCTAGTAGATGACGGCGCTCCCTATTTTAAAGAATATGCCGAAGCAGAATTGTGTGATGATGCAATTCCTGATAACGTTACACAAACCGCTTCACATAACAAAATCAAAGACTTCAGACGTTTAATTACGTTTGATGCACCAAGCCACGAAATTATAGACAACGTAAAACGCGCTTTGCACAACGGCAATCCTGTTATTGGTGGCTTTAAGGTTGAAAACGCATTGTTTGTAGCTAAGAATGTATATGTTCCAGACAACATTCCTACCAACAGCGGTCACGCTATGTGCGTTATTGGTTTTGATGATGAAAAATACGGAGGAGCCTTTGAAATTGTAAACAGTTGGGGAACCAATTGGGGCAATAACGGCTACATCTGGATGAAATATGACGACTTCGTAAACCTTTGCCAATACGCAGTAGAATTGATACCAAACCCAAAACCAGTAGATCAATTTAAAACATTGGCTGGCGAACTGCGGATTGAACTTAAAGGAGGAATGCCCATGGCAGTTGCAAAAGGCGATGGTACATTTAAAAAGAGCGTACTTGGTTGGCAAGATGTGGTAGAAGAAGAAGAAACAGACACAAAAACCATTGGGGATTACAAAACCGTCACTGCCTACCCAAAAGAAACTCGTTATAGAATGTATGCAAAAGTAGATCAACCTGCATATGTATATGTTTTTGGAGCAGACAGTAGTGGCGAGAATGGGGTTTTATTTCCTTTTGAAGAAAACATAAGCACCTACATAGACCACGAAGGTTCTGAGCTGGTTGTTCCTGGTGAAAAATATTTTTTCAGACTGAATAAGGATGTGGAATCAGATTATACCATAGTCATCTTTTCATTAGAAAAAATTGATTATAACGAAGTTTTACAAAAACTAAACACCTTAGAAGGAGAACTCACAGATAAGCTATATGTAATTTTCAATGATAAATTAATCCCGAAAGAAACCATGACACTTTCAGGAAATCAAATGAAATTTGATTCAAAATTCACAGAAGGGTCAGTGGCTATGTTGGTGTTAGATATTAAGCGTTCTTAA
- the mnmD gene encoding tRNA (5-methylaminomethyl-2-thiouridine)(34)-methyltransferase MnmD, which translates to MKRTLLKTGDGSYTLHIAEWDEQYHSKHGAIAEALHVFIKEGLHYWVAKNESTEIAIMEIGFGTGLNAFLTFLEAEKSNFIINYTGVEAYPLGLDEIQSLNYASLLNASEEIFLQLHNSTWEENHSISENLRLTKNQQLFSEINAENSFNLIYFDAFGIRVQPELWTEEIFQKMYNSLKPNGVLVTYAANGNARRAMQAVGFTVERLPGPPGKKEMMRATKKS; encoded by the coding sequence TTGAAACGCACTTTATTAAAAACTGGCGACGGTTCTTATACCTTGCATATTGCTGAATGGGATGAACAATATCATTCCAAGCACGGCGCAATAGCCGAAGCTCTTCACGTTTTTATAAAGGAAGGACTTCATTATTGGGTTGCAAAAAATGAATCCACTGAAATTGCGATAATGGAAATTGGTTTTGGAACAGGTTTGAATGCTTTTCTCACTTTTTTAGAAGCTGAAAAAAGTAATTTCATAATTAACTATACTGGCGTAGAGGCATATCCATTAGGTTTAGATGAAATTCAATCACTTAATTACGCTTCACTTTTAAATGCATCTGAAGAAATTTTTTTACAGCTTCACAATAGTACTTGGGAAGAAAACCACTCCATTTCAGAAAATTTACGACTGACAAAAAACCAGCAGCTTTTTTCAGAAATAAACGCTGAAAATAGTTTCAATCTAATCTATTTTGACGCCTTCGGAATTCGTGTACAGCCCGAACTTTGGACCGAAGAGATATTTCAAAAAATGTACAATTCCTTAAAACCCAATGGAGTTTTGGTAACCTATGCCGCCAACGGAAACGCACGCCGAGCAATGCAAGCCGTAGGTTTTACTGTAGAACGTCTTCCTGGCCCTCCCGGAAAAAAGGAAATGATGAGAGCGACTAAAAAGAGTTAG
- a CDS encoding TIGR01777 family oxidoreductase produces the protein MIKKVLITGATGLIGSELIKQCHGEGIAVNYLTTSKEKIETSENYKGFYWNPKKGEIDLNAFKDVTAIVNLVGASISKHWTKKYKKVILNSRVKTINLLYETLQNIDHNIVHFITASGVSIYPNSKTKLYTEEDTEVDDTFLAEVVVAWEAAAAKFKNSGMEVSKVRTGVVLAKEEGALPKLVKPIKLGVGAPLGSGEQWQSWIHIQDIAGIYLFLLKNQLEGKYNAVAPNPVQNKKMTKMIAAKFDNPLWMPNIPAFALKLLLGEMSVLVLEGQLVSSQKIEQLGYQFKFYNLENALQDLL, from the coding sequence ATGATTAAGAAAGTGTTGATAACAGGAGCTACAGGGCTTATTGGGAGTGAGTTGATAAAGCAATGTCATGGTGAAGGAATTGCGGTTAATTACCTCACAACCAGCAAAGAAAAAATTGAAACTTCAGAAAATTATAAAGGATTTTATTGGAATCCGAAGAAGGGTGAAATAGATTTAAATGCTTTTAAGGACGTTACCGCAATTGTTAATTTGGTAGGTGCCTCCATATCCAAACACTGGACAAAAAAATATAAAAAAGTCATTCTTAATAGCAGAGTAAAAACTATAAATCTATTATATGAAACTCTTCAAAATATAGATCACAACATTGTACATTTTATTACTGCAAGCGGTGTGAGTATTTATCCAAACTCTAAAACAAAACTCTACACTGAAGAAGATACCGAGGTGGACGATACTTTTTTGGCAGAAGTTGTAGTCGCTTGGGAAGCTGCAGCTGCAAAATTTAAAAATTCTGGTATGGAAGTTAGTAAAGTACGTACTGGTGTTGTTTTGGCGAAAGAAGAAGGCGCTTTACCAAAATTAGTAAAACCCATCAAACTTGGAGTCGGAGCACCATTAGGAAGCGGCGAACAATGGCAATCTTGGATTCACATTCAGGATATTGCAGGGATTTACCTTTTTCTTCTTAAAAATCAATTAGAAGGAAAATACAACGCAGTTGCTCCTAACCCTGTTCAAAATAAAAAGATGACGAAGATGATTGCAGCTAAATTTGACAATCCGCTATGGATGCCAAATATTCCAGCTTTCGCATTAAAACTTTTGTTGGGAGAAATGTCCGTTTTGGTCTTGGAAGGACAATTGGTCAGTTCCCAAAAAATTGAGCAATTAGGTTATCAATTCAAGTTTTACAACTTGGAAAACGCTTTGCAGGACTTACTGTAA
- a CDS encoding nucleotide exchange factor GrpE yields MAVLLLPSEKIERNAIMSKNDKFEENFQDEGFENAEINEQEIAEENVTDALSELQNEFEREKDRYLRLFAEFENYKKRTSRERMEMFKTAGEDVVVSMLPILDDFERALKEIDKMEGDNHFKGVELINNKLRETLKAKGLQLMEVKPGDTFDADSHEAITQIPAPEKKLKGKIIDVVEKGYTLGDKIIRYPKVVIGQ; encoded by the coding sequence ATGGCAGTACTTTTGCTCCCTTCAGAAAAAATTGAAAGAAACGCTATTATGAGCAAAAACGATAAATTCGAAGAAAACTTCCAAGATGAAGGCTTTGAAAATGCAGAAATAAACGAACAAGAAATTGCTGAAGAAAACGTAACCGACGCCCTTTCTGAATTGCAAAACGAATTTGAACGCGAAAAAGATCGCTATTTGCGTCTTTTCGCTGAATTTGAAAACTATAAAAAACGTACTTCTCGCGAGCGCATGGAAATGTTTAAAACCGCTGGAGAAGATGTCGTGGTTTCCATGTTACCAATTCTGGACGATTTTGAACGCGCCTTGAAGGAAATTGATAAAATGGAAGGCGACAATCACTTTAAAGGAGTGGAGCTAATCAATAATAAATTACGCGAAACCCTTAAAGCAAAGGGATTGCAATTAATGGAGGTTAAACCTGGTGATACTTTTGATGCAGATTCGCACGAAGCCATCACACAAATTCCAGCTCCTGAGAAGAAACTAAAAGGTAAAATTATAGACGTTGTTGAAAAAGGATATACTCTAGGCGACAAAATAATCCGCTATCCAAAAGTGGTTATAGGACAATAA
- a CDS encoding response regulator transcription factor, whose protein sequence is MNNLIYFLNIIDSKFSDGSKLKYEEAIKVINAILSVTEEKTLKKETADLDNHAENTRYKEVLSKREMQVFGLVGRGFTTSVIAHQLNISNATVSTHRKNIIKKLSLKGQGKLQTVAFLYVKNEIRKA, encoded by the coding sequence ATGAATAATTTAATATACTTTTTAAATATCATTGACTCTAAATTTTCAGATGGTTCTAAACTGAAATATGAAGAAGCAATCAAAGTTATTAATGCAATACTTAGTGTTACTGAAGAAAAAACTTTGAAAAAAGAAACGGCTGACTTAGACAACCATGCTGAGAATACAAGATATAAGGAAGTATTATCCAAAAGAGAAATGCAAGTATTTGGATTAGTGGGAAGAGGGTTTACCACTTCAGTAATCGCTCACCAATTAAATATAAGTAATGCCACAGTTAGTACACACCGCAAAAATATCATAAAAAAATTATCTTTAAAAGGACAAGGAAAATTACAAACAGTTGCTTTCCTGTATGTAAAAAACGAAATACGCAAGGCCTAA
- a CDS encoding ion transporter, with protein MSRLKEMIININSTWGRRFDIFIQILILLSLISLFFETLPNLDSRANQFLIYFERFCIIVFTIEYILRVLYAENKLKYIYSFYGIIDLLAIFPFYISLGADLRSVRVFRIFRLFRIFKLVRYNSALNHFKKAATEAREEILLFLMITAILLYLAATGIYFFEHEAQPEKFSSVFESLWWAISTLTTVGYGDVYPITIGGKIFTFCILIVGLGIVTIPAGIVASALSRTANKKKSEKNED; from the coding sequence GTGAGTAGATTAAAAGAAATGATAATCAATATTAATTCTACTTGGGGTAGAAGGTTTGATATATTTATTCAGATTTTAATACTACTTTCTTTAATAAGTCTCTTTTTTGAAACACTACCAAATTTAGATTCACGGGCAAATCAATTTCTAATTTATTTTGAGCGGTTTTGCATCATAGTTTTTACTATTGAATACATTCTTAGAGTACTTTATGCAGAAAATAAACTTAAATATATTTATAGCTTTTACGGAATCATTGATCTTTTAGCAATCTTTCCTTTTTATATTTCCTTAGGGGCAGATTTAAGAAGCGTTCGGGTTTTCAGGATTTTTCGTCTATTTAGAATATTTAAACTGGTTCGCTACAATTCAGCACTTAATCACTTTAAAAAAGCAGCCACCGAAGCACGGGAAGAAATTCTACTTTTCTTAATGATTACTGCTATCTTATTATACTTAGCTGCAACCGGCATCTATTTCTTTGAACACGAAGCCCAGCCGGAAAAATTCTCTTCAGTTTTTGAAAGTCTTTGGTGGGCAATTTCCACATTAACAACTGTAGGCTATGGAGATGTTTATCCCATTACAATTGGAGGTAAAATATTTACATTCTGCATCCTCATTGTAGGACTAGGAATTGTTACAATTCCAGCAGGCATAGTGGCCTCAGCGCTTTCAAGAACTGCAAACAAGAAGAAGTCTGAGAAAAATGAAGACTAA
- a CDS encoding response regulator transcription factor: MRIPNLRRKNQFCIKASGKYWKYIGQGKSTSEIAQLRFTAVSTAEKHRKNIIHKLGLSSKGELFRYAVDRKYKF; encoded by the coding sequence ATGCGGATTCCCAATCTTCGGAGAAAAAACCAATTTTGTATAAAAGCGAGCGGGAAATATTGGAAATACATTGGCCAAGGAAAATCCACTAGCGAGATTGCTCAATTGCGCTTCACGGCAGTTTCCACCGCGGAAAAGCACCGAAAGAATATAATACACAAACTAGGACTTTCAAGTAAGGGAGAATTGTTTCGGTATGCTGTGGATAGAAAGTATAAATTTTAG
- a CDS encoding sel1 repeat family protein has protein sequence MIKKVLIILFCLATPFAGFTQNFQDIVQEAESEEELDEICKSASLGFMNTPRDIEDAVNAILKTAAGIKDISNASFVLKDCSQINNAIAKILKDKNGNDVRYILYDPNLIQDIINRTNNSWSAKFVLAHEIGHHLLGHSLNNGSSSHEYELSADYWAGRALSLLGATEEETISATAILPERASASHPARVDRIDKAKEGWNSVEKTRIIKVSDKDIDEVGKTMVNEVNTLLKESYNSLTPDDFSNNLQALDYARTKYYKAYTEDIRYLEAICLTGMKEQERAESAYINYLSIENLSDNGRIKQIVSLYIDTGTTKSAFFQNPEVLFQMSKECYAKNKYDKAIIFGNQFQQFNISDKNDSRISEVNKLIGMSEYKRIMNQKEIDDRIQEEELRKKEELRKKEADKKREALEEKISKENEAAERKARAEERRITEEKARREAAKINHISEGDNYFFKDNFPEAFEHYIIAAREGNAYAQEKVAWMLFKGKGISKNKSLALDWWRKAAKQGNIDAINILTRLGEW, from the coding sequence ATGATTAAAAAAGTACTCATTATTCTTTTTTGCCTTGCCACACCATTTGCGGGATTTACACAAAATTTCCAAGATATAGTGCAAGAAGCAGAATCTGAAGAAGAACTGGATGAAATCTGCAAATCTGCCTCTTTGGGCTTTATGAATACACCTCGAGATATTGAAGATGCCGTAAATGCAATTTTAAAAACTGCTGCCGGAATAAAAGATATAAGCAACGCATCATTTGTTTTAAAGGATTGTAGCCAGATAAATAATGCAATCGCCAAGATTCTAAAAGACAAAAACGGAAACGACGTGCGCTACATTTTGTATGATCCCAATTTAATACAGGATATTATAAATAGAACCAACAACTCCTGGTCTGCAAAATTTGTTTTAGCTCATGAAATTGGCCACCACCTTTTGGGTCACAGTCTCAATAATGGTTCTAGTTCCCATGAGTATGAACTGAGTGCTGACTATTGGGCGGGAAGAGCCTTAAGTTTACTTGGAGCCACCGAGGAAGAAACTATTTCGGCCACCGCAATTCTGCCAGAAAGAGCATCCGCATCACACCCAGCAAGAGTAGACAGAATTGACAAAGCCAAAGAAGGATGGAATTCGGTAGAAAAAACACGTATAATTAAAGTCAGCGATAAAGATATTGATGAAGTTGGTAAAACAATGGTTAATGAAGTCAATACTCTATTGAAAGAAAGTTACAACTCTTTAACTCCAGATGATTTTAGCAATAACCTTCAAGCCTTGGACTATGCTAGAACTAAATACTACAAAGCATACACAGAAGATATACGTTATCTTGAGGCAATTTGTCTTACAGGAATGAAAGAGCAGGAAAGAGCTGAAAGTGCCTATATTAATTATTTAAGTATTGAGAATCTTAGTGACAACGGTAGGATAAAACAGATAGTTTCCTTATATATAGATACTGGTACAACCAAGTCTGCTTTCTTCCAAAATCCAGAGGTTTTATTTCAGATGAGTAAAGAATGTTATGCTAAAAATAAATATGACAAAGCAATAATTTTTGGAAATCAATTTCAGCAATTCAATATTTCAGACAAAAATGATAGCCGAATTTCTGAAGTGAACAAGTTAATTGGAATGAGTGAATACAAAAGAATCATGAATCAAAAAGAGATTGATGATCGTATACAGGAAGAAGAACTTCGAAAAAAAGAAGAATTACGAAAAAAGGAAGCAGATAAAAAAAGAGAAGCTTTAGAAGAAAAAATATCCAAAGAGAATGAAGCGGCTGAAAGAAAAGCGAGAGCAGAAGAAAGAAGAATAACTGAAGAAAAAGCAAGAAGAGAAGCTGCAAAAATCAACCATATTTCTGAAGGCGATAATTACTTCTTCAAAGATAATTTCCCTGAAGCTTTTGAGCACTACATTATAGCAGCCAGAGAAGGAAATGCCTACGCACAGGAAAAAGTTGCTTGGATGCTATTCAAAGGAAAAGGAATAAGCAAAAATAAGAGCCTCGCCTTAGATTGGTGGAGAAAAGCCGCTAAACAAGGCAATATAGACGCTATAAATATCCTAACCCGTTTAGGCGAATGGTAA
- a CDS encoding nucleoside triphosphate pyrophosphohydrolase family protein: protein MKNKIAAVSEFHKAFGLGMNETPTAKLGINKNLLRYELMREENEEYLEAANNEDLVEVADALGDMLYILCGTIIEHGMQHKIEEVFNEIQRSNMSKLGEDGKPIYREDGKVLKGPNYFKPKIKEILEK, encoded by the coding sequence ATGAAAAATAAAATCGCCGCAGTTTCTGAATTTCACAAAGCTTTTGGTCTTGGAATGAATGAAACCCCAACTGCCAAACTTGGAATCAATAAAAACCTTTTGCGTTATGAATTAATGCGCGAAGAAAATGAAGAATACCTAGAAGCCGCCAACAACGAAGACTTGGTTGAGGTTGCCGATGCCTTAGGCGATATGCTCTACATTCTCTGCGGAACCATAATTGAACACGGAATGCAGCATAAAATTGAAGAAGTTTTCAACGAAATTCAGCGAAGCAATATGAGTAAATTAGGTGAGGATGGAAAACCAATTTACCGAGAAGACGGAAAGGTTTTAAAAGGACCAAATTATTTTAAACCGAAAATTAAAGAGATACTTGAGAAATAA
- a CDS encoding CHASE2 domain-containing protein — MKTKKQLLFRDAFLCLVMALFFISAISYMVLNLSIFNPFTGAFKDFSFLDLYYSEKMAPLKPTNNIILVNVEHADRFQIQELLVKIQEQKPKVIGMDIIFKEQKDSFVDSLLQEQLTKPNVITAKAYLDDTWDYNFFNRQKVEKSGYTNLNFNSTENVIRKFQGYKSINDTLQASLATTLVSFYKGSSWPSEKIRKKLKDENTINFVGNMDSFMTLSLEECMMAEEIPGMKDKIVLLGYLGNPHGSATDIEDKFFTPLNAKSAGKSPPDMFGVVIHANIIQMMLTDTYFTAVPKWVSIICAIILAYFGLVFFMWYNRKSSASYTLIKKISQLAITVMLLWFSLWLYKNKVVFSPEIVIAFLIISVEFIGLYILISKKLNTKYKWKSFFFYD; from the coding sequence ATGAAGACTAAAAAACAATTACTTTTTCGCGATGCTTTTCTCTGTTTAGTAATGGCGTTGTTCTTTATTTCTGCAATTTCATATATGGTTTTAAACCTTTCCATTTTTAATCCATTTACAGGAGCCTTCAAAGATTTTAGTTTTTTAGATTTATATTATTCTGAAAAAATGGCACCTTTAAAACCTACCAACAATATCATTTTGGTAAACGTGGAACATGCGGACCGCTTTCAAATTCAAGAATTATTGGTCAAAATTCAAGAACAAAAGCCGAAGGTGATTGGAATGGATATTATTTTTAAAGAACAAAAAGATTCGTTTGTAGATTCATTGTTGCAGGAACAACTAACCAAACCCAATGTAATCACAGCAAAAGCTTATTTAGATGATACTTGGGATTACAATTTTTTTAACCGCCAAAAAGTTGAAAAATCAGGCTACACTAATCTAAACTTTAATTCCACCGAAAATGTAATCCGTAAATTTCAAGGATATAAATCTATAAACGACACACTACAAGCTTCTTTGGCAACCACTTTAGTAAGCTTTTACAAAGGAAGTTCTTGGCCTTCTGAAAAAATTCGTAAAAAACTAAAAGATGAAAACACCATAAATTTTGTGGGAAACATGGATTCTTTTATGACCCTTTCATTAGAGGAATGTATGATGGCTGAAGAAATTCCAGGAATGAAAGATAAAATAGTTCTCCTCGGATATTTGGGAAATCCTCACGGAAGTGCAACGGATATAGAAGACAAATTTTTCACACCTCTTAATGCTAAAAGCGCAGGCAAGAGTCCGCCAGATATGTTTGGTGTTGTGATTCATGCAAATATTATACAGATGATGCTGACTGACACTTATTTTACTGCTGTTCCCAAATGGGTAAGTATTATATGCGCTATTATTTTAGCCTATTTCGGCCTTGTTTTTTTTATGTGGTATAACCGAAAGAGCTCTGCCAGTTATACCTTAATTAAAAAAATATCCCAGCTTGCAATTACAGTAATGCTCTTATGGTTTTCGTTATGGCTATATAAAAACAAAGTTGTTTTTTCACCAGAAATTGTAATTGCGTTTTTAATAATAAGTGTAGAATTTATTGGATTATACATATTAATTTCAAAAAAACTAAATACTAAATATAAATGGAAAAGTTTCTTCTTTTACGATTAG